The DNA window TCGGACAGATAGCGACCTTCATGGGGTTGAAGGTGCCCTTTCATCTAAAGAAGCCCGAGGACTACGTAAACGAGCTTAAAGCGTTGAATGGCGGCCGCCAAACGGTACAGCTCGCTTCGGATCATTAGCATGTCCGGTCCACTTCACGTAGTACGGAAGAGAGATTGACGACATCGACGCCAGCACCAGCGTCAGGAAGGCGAGATTGGACGTAAAGCGTTGATGCCGCGTCCAGTCTGCTCGCCAATCGCCAAAGCCGCGCTCCAAAATATCGGCATTCTTCGCTGGCCTCCCCCACGGACATGAGATCGCGTAGCGTCGGGTCCATAAAGCGGCTGAGCTCGCTGGAGCGAGCCCACGATTAAGTCATCCAGCCATGCTGATAGATGGGATCACCGCGGCATCTATGATGCACCCCGGCGCAGCCTGCTACAAAGCCGAAGCAGCCGTTCGATCGCAGAGCTTAGGGCCCAGTGATCCCGTGTCCGATCGCATTCGCAACGTCGCTGAGCCCGAACGGTACCATCAACGCGGCGGCGTTCAGTGAATTCGTGATTCTCGCCGTCAATCCCGGAATGAACGGAGAAACCGCGTGGTTCCGAAGTTAAGTGGTATCTTGCTGTCAATCGCCTTGATCTGCGGCTTCGCGCCGGTATCTCAAGCCCTCGACTATCCCAACAAATATGTTCGAATCATCATTCCGTTCCCGCCGGGAGGAGGATCGGATGCGCAAGCCAGGACGCTTGCCCTCGAGTTGAGCAAGATGTGGAATCAGCAGGTCATTGTGGAGAACAAGCCGGGAGCCGGCACGACGATCGGCGCCGCCTATGTCGCCAATGCTGCTCCCGATGGCTACACGCTTTATTTGAACAGCGTCGGGCACACCGTCACGCCCAGCCTGTACAAGAATTTGAGGTATGATCCCGTCAAGAGCTGCACGCCGATTTCGATGTTGTCGAAGTCGCCGTTCATACTGCTCGTCAATCCGTCGTTGGGCGCGAACTCGATGGCAGATTTGCTCGCGCTGGCCCGCAGTAAGCCGGGTAAGTTGAACTACGGCACGACGGGCATCGGAGGGGGACCTCATCTGGCTGCTCAAATGATGGTCGCTGCAGCCAAAATCGATGCACAGCACGTTCCCTTCAATGGTTCGGCACCGCTGTTGACAGCTCTGCTCGAGAACGTCGTTGATTTCGGTTTTGGCGATCCGGCGGCATTGCCGTCAATTCGGGCTGGAAGCTTAAAGGCGTTGGGCGTGACCAGCCTTGAACGTTCGCCAATCCTTCCGGATGTGCCGACATTCGATGAGACGATTAAAAAGGACTTCGACATGGCGAACTGGAACTCGATTCTCGCGCCCGCCAATACGCCGCCTGAGATCGTCAAGTTCATCAACGACTCAATCGCCAGGGCGCTGAAATCGCCCGACCTCGTGAGGGTTTTCGAAGCCCAGGGCTTTGAGCCGGTGTCGAGCAGTCCGGAGGAACTGCGCAGCTTTATGGTCTCGGAGATCAAGAAATATCACGACGTGTTGGAAGTAGCGGGGGTCAAGCCACAATAGCAAGAATGGAGGGCTGCCAATGAACGATGCCTACGGATTCACAGCCCGACAAACTCAAGTCAGACCTGACTGCGCCGTTCCAACAAGAACGAAACAATCTGCCCAAACTTGAATCCGGAAGTTTGCTGCTCAAACGGCGCCAGCGCGGAGCCAACCTTGGCGCCGCACTGTTCGCCGGCGGCGCAGTCGATCATTTGATCGGATCAAGGGTCTGTGGAATCGCCCGGTTCAGCTCTTCTATCCCGGCGCGATCTCCGATCGATTCCAGATCGCCGTTCTCCAGATAGTTGCTTCTCTTCTTCGGATCGCGTGTCCGTTCCGGATCGTCGCTCTTTCGAAACTCGCCTATCGTCGCCCGACCGCTTCTCATCGCTGCCCATCGTGGTCTCCGTGGGGTTGCCGAGAATCATGCTGGATCGCGTAATACTACCACACGAAAGCCGCCCCGGGAGGCTTGGCTATGCGGGAAGAATTCTGAAGGGCGAGATGCCTGCTGATCTACCGGTCGAACAGCCCACCAGGTTCGAGAGGGTGATCAATCTCAAAGCGACCAATGCCTTGGGTCTCACCGTGCCGCCGAAGCTGATATTCACGGCCGACGAGGTGATCGAATAAGGATGGTGTTTGTTGCGGCGCTAATGATCGCGGACATGGGTTGTCGCTTATCCCTGCGATGTCCGCTCGCTGACCGGATTTGAGCGGAAGTCGTCGGTACACGCCCAACCCGACGCGTTTGACCCATCTCGGACGTTAGGGTGGTCGTGATCTGGCGGCGCCGCAATTGCCTTGACCTAGATCAACGTCTCTCCGACCAGGGCGGATATCCGTTCACTAGGAAGGGGTTGCCGAATATGGCCAAGGCGTCCGAGGCGGGTGGCGGAAGGGCTTCGGAGGTCCGCAGAACCGGCACGTCGCTACGGACTGTGATCGTCGGACTGGGATTGGGGCTTTCCTTTCAGGCTTTTCCATCCATCGCTCAGACGCCTAGTCCGCCGCCCGACACGATGGAGGCGCGGGTCGAGGCGTGCACGCCCTGCCATGGCAATAATGGTCAGGGAACCAGCGACGTCTACTTCCCGCGTCTTGCGGGCAAGCCCGCCGGCTATCTCTACAACCAGCTTGTCGCCTTCAAGAACGGCCGGCGCAAATACCCGCCGATGAACTATCTGCTCGAATTCCTCACCGACCCGTACCTCCAGGATATAGCCGATTATTTCGCGACCCAGCATCCGCCGTTGCCCGCGCCCGAGCTGACGAACGTTAGCCAGCAGGTCCTGGCGCAGGGAGAATCTCTCGTCATTAGCGGCGATGCCGCTCGCCAGATCCCGGCCTGCCGAAGCTGCCATGGACCGGCGCTCACCGGCATGGAGCCCGGAATTCCGGGATTGCTCGGTCTGCGTCCGAATTACATCAGCGCGCAGCTCGGCGCATTTCGCTACGGTACCCGGACGGCCAAGGCGCCAGACTGCATGCAGACCGTTGCAGCCCGCCTGACGGAAGCGGACGTGACGGCGGTCGCGGCGTGGCTCGCGAGCCGACCGGCGCCTGCGAATTCGCCTCCCGCGCCGAAAGGCACATATGCCCTGCCTTTCGCTTGCGGCAGCGAACCAGATTGAGGGGCACGATCATGAAATTCCGATCATGGCTCCTTGGGTTTCTCCTACTCTCGCTCCTTCCTGGTCCAGCCGCGCAGGCGCAAGAGAAGAGAGGTCCTGCCGGCGACAACATCGTCCAACGCGGCGAGTATCTCGCCCGCGCGGGCGATTGCATTGCCTGCCACACTCCGCCCGAGGGCCGCATCTTCGCGGGCGGGCGCGCGATGCCGACCCCTTTCGGGACACTCTACTCTTCCAACATCACGCCGGATGCCGAGACCGGGATCGGGAAGTGGAGCGCGGACGACTTCTACAGGACCATGCACAACGGCCGCTTTCCGGACGGCGGCCTCATCTATCCGGCGATGCCGTTCGCGTCCTACACAAAGGTCACGCGCGCCGACAGCGATGCGATCTTCGCTTACCTGAAGACAATCCCGCCCGTGAACCAGAAGAACCGACCGCAAGACCTGCGCTTTCCTTACGATAACCGCCAACTGCTTCTTGGCTGGCGCACGCTGTTCTTCACCGAAGGCGAGTACAAGCCGGAGCCCAACAAATCCGCGGACTGGAATCGAGGGGCCTATCTTGTCGAGGGGCTTGGCCATTGCGGGATGTGCCATACGCCGATCAACGCGCTCGGAGGGACCTCACAATCCGAAGCGTTCAAGGGCGGCCTGATCCCGATGCAGAATTGGTACGCGCCCTCGCTGACGTCCAACCGAGAAGGAGGGCTCGGCGACTGGAGCATCAAGGACATCACCGATCTCCTGAAAACCGGCATCTCGGCGCGAGGCGTCGTTTACGGCCCTATGGCGGAGGTCGTTTACAACAGCCTGCAATACCTTAATGACGACGACGTACGGGCCATGGCCGTGTACCTCAAGAGCATCGCCGAGCCATCCCCTCCCCCGCCACCTTCTTCGACGATTCCGAGCAGTGAAGGGAGCCTGCTGATCAGCCTTGGCAAGACCGTGTACGACGCGCGCTGCGCGACGTGCCATGGAGCGCTAGGCGAAGGCAAGCCGCCGCACTGGCCGCCTCTCGCGGGCAACCAATCGATCCAGATGGAATCGGCCGTCAACCCGATTCGGATGGTGCTCAATGGCGGCTATCCGCCGGCCACGGAGGGAGATCCGCGCCCCTACGGCATGCCGCCGTTCGCGGGTTTGTTGTCCGACAACGAGGTCGCCGCCGTGGTCAGCTACATCCGCACGGCTTGGGGCAATCGCGGCACT is part of the Bradyrhizobium erythrophlei genome and encodes:
- a CDS encoding ABC transporter substrate binding protein; translated protein: MLDRVILPHESRPGRLGYAGRILKGEMPADLPVEQPTRFERVINLKATNALGLTVPPKLIFTADEVIE
- a CDS encoding c-type cytochrome; amino-acid sequence: MKFRSWLLGFLLLSLLPGPAAQAQEKRGPAGDNIVQRGEYLARAGDCIACHTPPEGRIFAGGRAMPTPFGTLYSSNITPDAETGIGKWSADDFYRTMHNGRFPDGGLIYPAMPFASYTKVTRADSDAIFAYLKTIPPVNQKNRPQDLRFPYDNRQLLLGWRTLFFTEGEYKPEPNKSADWNRGAYLVEGLGHCGMCHTPINALGGTSQSEAFKGGLIPMQNWYAPSLTSNREGGLGDWSIKDITDLLKTGISARGVVYGPMAEVVYNSLQYLNDDDVRAMAVYLKSIAEPSPPPPPSSTIPSSEGSLLISLGKTVYDARCATCHGALGEGKPPHWPPLAGNQSIQMESAVNPIRMVLNGGYPPATEGDPRPYGMPPFAGLLSDNEVAAVVSYIRTAWGNRGTPVSARDANELRSAPLN
- a CDS encoding c-type cytochrome; protein product: MAKASEAGGGRASEVRRTGTSLRTVIVGLGLGLSFQAFPSIAQTPSPPPDTMEARVEACTPCHGNNGQGTSDVYFPRLAGKPAGYLYNQLVAFKNGRRKYPPMNYLLEFLTDPYLQDIADYFATQHPPLPAPELTNVSQQVLAQGESLVISGDAARQIPACRSCHGPALTGMEPGIPGLLGLRPNYISAQLGAFRYGTRTAKAPDCMQTVAARLTEADVTAVAAWLASRPAPANSPPAPKGTYALPFACGSEPD
- a CDS encoding Bug family tripartite tricarboxylate transporter substrate binding protein, giving the protein MVPKLSGILLSIALICGFAPVSQALDYPNKYVRIIIPFPPGGGSDAQARTLALELSKMWNQQVIVENKPGAGTTIGAAYVANAAPDGYTLYLNSVGHTVTPSLYKNLRYDPVKSCTPISMLSKSPFILLVNPSLGANSMADLLALARSKPGKLNYGTTGIGGGPHLAAQMMVAAAKIDAQHVPFNGSAPLLTALLENVVDFGFGDPAALPSIRAGSLKALGVTSLERSPILPDVPTFDETIKKDFDMANWNSILAPANTPPEIVKFINDSIARALKSPDLVRVFEAQGFEPVSSSPEELRSFMVSEIKKYHDVLEVAGVKPQ